The Chryseobacterium sp. G0186 genome includes the window TGGGCAATTTGCAGCCGGATCTTGTAAAAAACGGAGCCATCGAAATCCGCCCGTTCCTGGTGCGTGTAGAAAAGGTAGGGAACAAGATTTTCACAGTATGGTCTAATCTGATTATCAATAAAAAAGAGAAACGTCCATTGCTGATAAAATTCTTTAAGGTATATTTGATGACTGCGATATGGATTATCTCACCTGTCGTATTAGTCTTACACCTGCTTACAACCCCTATATTCTGGTTTAAAAGACAAAAACAAAAAAGATATTTACAAGGAATTAATTTAAAATAGAATGTACGACGTATTTATAACAAAGGCATCAAAATATTTACCCAATGAGCCGGTATCAAATGATGAAATGGAGACGTATCTTGGGCTTATCAATGACGCGCCTTCTAAAGCAAAATCACTTATTTTAAGAAATAATAAAATTACAACACGCTATTATGCTTTAGATAAGGAAGGAAACCCTACGCATTCCAATGCACAACTTACTGCAAAAGCAATTGAAGGACTTTTTGATGAAAATTTCAAAAAGGAAGATATGAAGTTACTGTCTGTAGGAACTACTTCTCCGGACCAGATTCAGCCTTCACACGCTTCTATGGTGCATGGTGAGCTGAACATCGGAAAATCTATAGAGATCAATACCGCAACGGGTCTTTGCAACTCAGGCATGAATGCGCTTAACTACGGATTCCTTTCTGTAAAAGCCGGTGTACAGGAAAGTGCAGTATGTGCAGGTTCTGAAAGAATGTCTGCATGGATGACTGCTGATAAATTCAATCATGAAGCCGAAAATTTAATATTATTAGAAGAAAGACCTATCATTGCTTTCAAAAGAGAATTCCTGAGATGGATGCTTTCTGACGGGGCGGGATCTTTCCTATTACAAAATAAACCAAGAGAAAACGGAATCTCCCTAAGAATAGAATTTATTGATTTCTATTCCTATGCTCACGAAATTGAGGCATGTATGTATGCAGGATGTGACAAACAGGAGGACGGAAGTCTTAAATCATGGGCAGATTACCCATCAGATGACTGGTTGAAGCAATCAATCTTTGCCATCAAGCAAGACACCAAAATCCTGGATAAATATATTCTGGTAAAAGGAGCAGAAAGCCTAAGAGCTTCTTTTGATAAGCACAATTTAGATCCGGAAAAAATTGACCACGTATTAGCCCATATCTCTTCCGGTTACTTCAAGGATGGACTGAAAGATGAGTTCGCTAAAAAAGGAATGGATTTCCCTGCAGAAAAATGGTTCTATAACCTTTCCGACATTGGAAACATTGGTGCGGGATCCATCTTTGTGGCATTAGAGGAATTGATGAATTCAGGAAAATTACAAAAAGGAGAGAAAGTACTTCTTTGCGTTCCTGAAAGTGGAAGATTTGCCTATTCTTGTGCACTATTAACGGTTTGCTAATGGAAAACAAATTACCAACATCAGATAAAGGCTTTGTAGAAAGCCTTATTCCGCAGCGTGCTCCGTTTGTAATGGTACATGAACTATCGGAATATTCTGAAAACCACCTCATCTCCGGATTTGAAATAAAGGAAAACAACCTGTTTATTCAGGATGGATTTTTCCAGGCTTCCGGACTTATTGAACATCAGGCACAAAGCGTAGCTCTTCATACAGGTTATAAATATTATCTGCTTGGAAAAGACGCTCCTACCGGATATATTGGAGCCATCAAATCCTTTGAAGCAGAAGTATTGCCCAAAATTGGAGATCAGCTAACATCAGAGGTAACCATCCTCAATGAGGTAATGGGTGTGACATTGGTAGACATCATTACCAAATTAAATGGTGAAGTGATTGCAAAATCACAAATGAAAACTGCTGTAAAATAACTTTTAATGGAAATCAGGGAAGAAAATATCATCAATATACACAACTTTTTACCTC containing:
- a CDS encoding beta-ketoacyl-ACP synthase III — its product is MYDVFITKASKYLPNEPVSNDEMETYLGLINDAPSKAKSLILRNNKITTRYYALDKEGNPTHSNAQLTAKAIEGLFDENFKKEDMKLLSVGTTSPDQIQPSHASMVHGELNIGKSIEINTATGLCNSGMNALNYGFLSVKAGVQESAVCAGSERMSAWMTADKFNHEAENLILLEERPIIAFKREFLRWMLSDGAGSFLLQNKPRENGISLRIEFIDFYSYAHEIEACMYAGCDKQEDGSLKSWADYPSDDWLKQSIFAIKQDTKILDKYILVKGAESLRASFDKHNLDPEKIDHVLAHISSGYFKDGLKDEFAKKGMDFPAEKWFYNLSDIGNIGAGSIFVALEELMNSGKLQKGEKVLLCVPESGRFAYSCALLTVC